The following proteins are co-located in the Paludibaculum fermentans genome:
- a CDS encoding DUF2291 family protein — protein sequence MKRACAAILSLSLTACVPWTVRPIEGQSAAAAQDRFDATRFVDSQWQTKILPAIEASAVDVSGLPAASSRKAGTHFILKGTARVLKVNPAPPLGQMSLDFEPFDGHADAVLQIGPEVRGSSLRDATGLVQFSQFVNQIDFANVSSKLNARALQCLPPTAEIAGSEGRRIAFTGTFTAGDEIPHIVPVRFRWVEGVK from the coding sequence ATGAAGCGAGCCTGCGCCGCGATTCTGAGTCTCTCGCTCACGGCTTGCGTCCCCTGGACGGTGCGGCCGATCGAAGGCCAGTCCGCGGCTGCGGCGCAGGACCGGTTCGATGCCACCCGCTTTGTCGACTCGCAATGGCAGACGAAGATCCTGCCGGCGATCGAAGCTTCCGCCGTGGATGTCAGCGGCTTGCCCGCTGCTTCCTCTCGCAAGGCCGGTACACACTTCATATTGAAGGGGACGGCTCGCGTGTTGAAAGTGAATCCAGCTCCGCCATTGGGGCAGATGAGCCTGGATTTCGAGCCCTTCGACGGACACGCCGACGCCGTATTGCAGATTGGCCCCGAAGTGCGAGGCTCCTCCCTGCGTGATGCCACGGGATTGGTTCAGTTCAGCCAGTTTGTGAATCAGATCGACTTCGCCAATGTATCCAGCAAATTGAATGCGCGCGCCCTGCAATGCCTGCCGCCCACTGCGGAGATCGCCGGCTCAGAGGGACGCCGCATCGCGTTCACCGGCACATTCACGGCGGGGGATGAGATTCCACATATCGTTCCGGTTCGATTCCGCTGGGTCGAGGGAGTCAAATGA